A single window of Aphidius gifuensis isolate YNYX2018 linkage group LG1, ASM1490517v1, whole genome shotgun sequence DNA harbors:
- the LOC122860762 gene encoding phosphatidate phosphatase LPIN1 isoform X5, producing MYSMNYIGKFISNFRDFYNEINAATLTGAIDVIVVEQDDGSYTCSPFHVRFGKLGVLRSREKVVDIEINGEAQNIHMKLGDSGEAFFVEEVPLDGSHNDSDIPPHLACSPIPDDNLFPQRRFQLLSNLPKEQHEKILRDSVLSIEREKLQQMSLLPSNKRENYLIEQFPDLPAEYRDKWLKIEYEKKTYEEKDEIFREILSTMSTLQKQQMIRDKYSSLKIKDREDLFKKNFPELPAEQRPLFEKALLNDWRSNDDKIIINNNKNNTSINTEEEEIFDMENIDNIDDDNKINIPTPKSFIAVTSTDRIRKISVVNNDFIPINDDTQSSTKEKSSDESNTSIDPKKNKDEIQEDVKITLSSSKRKRKRKSIMKKKGSQRKASNGSSSQTEISENDGIIIDESINDIKNPSPVVEDNDKIQIDTLNHASPPPPPSDYHFFSDTEVTKNRDSRPSSPVQSDTEFEMRKIQQEGKDRDDDNKTHQQSWRWGELPSPPPDVTHSLTLSSTTTVPVNDERKAAAAASASAANEDDEEEEEDTESGNGPSLPQSPNSVDGAIGGCKMLDSDYDEHKNTLEITMSLCGGLDTDTGPTNESFIEHQIHYDDICNDIKIYDNPNLVIKINGKYYNWMTACPIIVTLVSFQRYLPQNAVENLLPMHHQDDKKENINNNTTKDNEARSGGAGGGGGYSSWFSWRRSTSQPPKKNIDINEVDGPVQVQSVDTVEFKNNELNETPEMTINIIKNNNDNNNLSLNTTDDNKIIKKLSKKKSNKHDGEGYSGSEDSDSNENISQGIKIPKERRSYYESNDKYRKTLRLSSEQIASLNLKEGPNEVVFSVTTAYQGTSRCKCHIYKWRWDDKIVISDIDGTITKSDVLGHILPIVGKDWAQSGVAQLFTKIKNNGYRLLYLSARAIGQARVTREYLKSIKQDDLSLPEGPLLLNPTSLISAFHREVIEKKPERFKISCLSDIQALFPDGSKPFYAGYGNRINDVWAYRAVGIPIMRIFTINHRGELKHELTQTFQSSYACQSDIVNDLFPPMSTCYKVYTHDQNHNNFIYK from the exons atgtacagtATGAATTACATTGGTAAATTTATAAGTAATTTTcgtgatttttataatgaaataaatgcaGCAACATTAACTGGTGCAAttgatgttattgttgttgagcAAGATGATGGATCATATACATGTTCACCATTTCATGTGAGATTTGGAAAATTAGGAGTGTTAAGATCACGAGAAAAAGTT GttgatattgaaataaatggaGAAGCTcaaaatatacatatgaaaCTTGGTGATTCTGGTGAGGCATTTTTTGTTGAAGAAGTACCACTTGATGGTAGTCATAATGATTCAGATATACCACCACATCTAGCATGCTCACCAATACcagatgataatttatttcctCAACGTAGATTTCaactattatcaaatttaccaaaagaacaacatgaaaaaatactACGTGATTcagtattatcaattgaacgtgaaaaattacaacaaatgTCATTATTACCATCAAATAAacgtgaaaattatttaattgaacaatTTCCAGATTTACCAGCAGAATATCGTGATAAATGGcttaaaattgaatatgaaaaaaaaacatatgaagaaaaagatgaaatatTTCGTGAAATATTAAGTACAATGTCAACattacaaaaacaacaaatgattagagataaatattcatcattaaaaattaaagatagagaagatttatttaaaaaaaattttccagaaTTACCAGCTGAACAAAGACCATTATTTGAAAAagcattattaaatgattggcgttcaaatgatgataaaataataataaataataataaaaataatacatcaataaatactgaagaagaagaaatatttgatatggaaaatattgataatattgatgatgataataaaataaatataccaacACCAAAATCATTTATTGCTGTAACATCAACTGATAGAATACGTAAAATATctgttgttaataatgattttataccaataaatgatgatacacAAAGttcaacaaaagaaaaatcaagtgATGAATCAAATACAAGTATTgatcctaaaaaaaataaagatgaaataCAAGAAGatgttaaaataacattatcatcatcaaaaagaaagagaaaaagaaaaagtattatgaaaaaaaagggttcACAAAGAAAAGCTAGTAATGGAAGTAGTAGTCAAACTGAAATTAGTGAAAATGatggtattattattgatgaatcaataaatgatattaaaaatccaAGTCCAGTTGTTGaggataatgataaaattcaaattgataCATTAAATCAtgcatcaccaccaccaccaccaagtgattatcattttttcagtGACACTGAAGTGACAAA gAACCGGGATTCTAGGCCTAGTTCACCAGTACAATCAGATACTGAATTTGAAATGCGAAAAATACAACAAGAAGGTAAAGATagagatgatgataataaaacacaTCAACAAAGTTGGCGATGGGGTGAATTACCAAGTCCACCACCAGATGTAACACATTCATTGACATtgtcatcaacaacaactgtACCAGTTAatgatg aaagaaaagctgctgctgctgcttcTGCTTCTGCTGctaatgaagatgatgaagaagaagaagaagatacAGAATCTGGTAATGGACCAAGTTTACCACAATCTCCAAATAGTGTTGATGGTGCAATTGGTGGTTGTAAAATGTTAGACAGTGATTATGATGAGCATAAAAATACACTTGAAATAACAATGTCACTTTGTGGTGGTTTAGATACTGATACTGGTCCAACAAATGAATCATTTATTGAACATCAAATTCATTATGATGACATTTGtaatgacataaaaatatatgataatccAAATttggttattaaaattaatggtaaatattataattggaTGACGGCATGTCCAATTATTGTAACATTAGTTTCATTTCAACGTTATTTACCACAAAAtgctgttgaaaatttattaccaaTGCATCatcaagatgataaaaaagaaaatatcaacaacaatactACCAAAGATAATGAAGCAAGAAGTGGTggtgctggtggtggtggtggttatAGTTCATGGTTTTCATGGCGTAGATCAACTTCTCaaccaccaaaaaaaaatattgatattaatgaaGTTGATGGACCAGTTCAAGTACAATCAGTTGATacagttgaatttaaaaataacgaattaaatgaaacacctgaaatgacaattaatataataaaaaataataatgataataataatttatcattaaatacaacagatgataataaaataataaaaaaattaagtaaaaaaaaaagtaataaacatGATGGTGAGGGTTATAGTGGTAGTGAAGATTCAGAtagtaatgaaaatatatcacaaggtattaaaataccaaaagAAAGACGTTCATATTAtgaatcaaatgataaatatcgtaAAACATTACGTTTATCATCAGAACAAATagcaagtttaaatttaaaagaaggaCCAAATGAAGTTGTATTTAGTGTTACAACAGCATATCAAGGTACATCACGTTGTAAatgtcatatatataaatggcGTTGGGATGATAAAATAGTTATATCTGATATTGATGGTACAATAACTAAATCTGATGTACTTGGTCATATATTACCAATTGTTGGAAAAGATTGGGCACAATCTGGTGTTGCACaattatttactaaaattaaaaataatggatatagattattatatttatcagcaCGTGCTATTGGACAAGCAAGAGTTACacgtgaatatttaaaaagtattaaacaagATGATTTATCATTACCAGAAGgaccattattattaaatccaACAAGTTTAATATCAGCATTTCATCGTgaagttattgaaaaaaaaccagaacgttttaaaatttcttgtttGAGTGATATTCAAGCATTATTTCCAGATGGTTCTAAACCATTTTATGCTGGTTATGGTAATCGTATTAAT GATGTTTGGGCTTATCGAGCTGTTGGTATTCCAATTATgagaatatttacaataaatcatCGTGGTGAATTGAAACACGAATTGACACAAACATTCCAATCATC TTATGCGTGTCAGAGCGATATCGTCAATGATTTGTTCCCGCCTATGTCAACATGTTATAAAGTGTACACTCATGACCAAAAccataacaattttatttacaaataa
- the LOC122860762 gene encoding phosphatidate phosphatase LPIN1 isoform X3, which produces MYSMNYIGKFISNFRDFYNEINAATLTGAIDVIVVEQDDGSYTCSPFHVRFGKLGVLRSREKVVDIEINGEAQNIHMKLGDSGEAFFVEEVPLDGSHNDSDIPPHLACSPIPDDNLFPQRRFQLLSNLPKEQHEKILRDSVLSIEREKLQQMSLLPSNKRENYLIEQFPDLPAEYRDKWLKIEYEKKTYEEKDEIFREILSTMSTLQKQQMIRDKYSSLKIKDREDLFKKNFPELPAEQRPLFEKALLNDWRSNDDKIIINNNKNNTSINTEEEEIFDMENIDNIDDDNKINIPTPKSFIAVTSTDRIRKISVVNNDFIPINDDTQSSTKEKSSDESNTSIDPKKNKDEIQEDVKITLSSSKRKRKRKSIMKKKGSQRKASNGSSSQTEISENDGIIIDESINDIKNPSPVVEDNDKIQIDTLNHASPPPPPSDYHFFSDTEVTKNRDSRPSSPVQSDTEFEMRKIQQEGKDRDDDNKTHQQSWRWGELPSPPPDVTHSLTLSSTTTVPVNDAEAQRSMLSGMFSFMKKTSRVRHNPESEGIYLSDINADELDPEVAALYFPSSHRESTVAKERKAAAAASASAANEDDEEEEEDTESGNGPSLPQSPNSVDGAIGGCKMLDSDYDEHKNTLEITMSLCGGLDTDTGPTNESFIEHQIHYDDICNDIKIYDNPNLVIKINGKYYNWMTACPIIVTLVSFQRYLPQNAVENLLPMHHQDDKKENINNNTTKDNEARSGGAGGGGGYSSWFSWRRSTSQPPKKNIDINEVDGPVQVQSVDTVEFKNNELNETPEMTINIIKNNNDNNNLSLNTTDDNKIIKKLSKKKSNKHDGEGYSGSEDSDSNENISQGIKIPKERRSYYESNDKYRKTLRLSSEQIASLNLKEGPNEVVFSVTTAYQGTSRCKCHIYKWRWDDKIVISDIDGTITKSDVLGHILPIVGKDWAQSGVAQLFTKIKNNGYRLLYLSARAIGQARVTREYLKSIKQDDLSLPEGPLLLNPTSLISAFHREVIEKKPERFKISCLSDIQALFPDGSKPFYAGYGNRINDVWAYRAVGIPIMRIFTINHRGELKHELTQTFQSSYACQSDIVNDLFPPMSTCYKVYTHDQNHNNFIYK; this is translated from the exons atgtacagtATGAATTACATTGGTAAATTTATAAGTAATTTTcgtgatttttataatgaaataaatgcaGCAACATTAACTGGTGCAAttgatgttattgttgttgagcAAGATGATGGATCATATACATGTTCACCATTTCATGTGAGATTTGGAAAATTAGGAGTGTTAAGATCACGAGAAAAAGTT GttgatattgaaataaatggaGAAGCTcaaaatatacatatgaaaCTTGGTGATTCTGGTGAGGCATTTTTTGTTGAAGAAGTACCACTTGATGGTAGTCATAATGATTCAGATATACCACCACATCTAGCATGCTCACCAATACcagatgataatttatttcctCAACGTAGATTTCaactattatcaaatttaccaaaagaacaacatgaaaaaatactACGTGATTcagtattatcaattgaacgtgaaaaattacaacaaatgTCATTATTACCATCAAATAAacgtgaaaattatttaattgaacaatTTCCAGATTTACCAGCAGAATATCGTGATAAATGGcttaaaattgaatatgaaaaaaaaacatatgaagaaaaagatgaaatatTTCGTGAAATATTAAGTACAATGTCAACattacaaaaacaacaaatgattagagataaatattcatcattaaaaattaaagatagagaagatttatttaaaaaaaattttccagaaTTACCAGCTGAACAAAGACCATTATTTGAAAAagcattattaaatgattggcgttcaaatgatgataaaataataataaataataataaaaataatacatcaataaatactgaagaagaagaaatatttgatatggaaaatattgataatattgatgatgataataaaataaatataccaacACCAAAATCATTTATTGCTGTAACATCAACTGATAGAATACGTAAAATATctgttgttaataatgattttataccaataaatgatgatacacAAAGttcaacaaaagaaaaatcaagtgATGAATCAAATACAAGTATTgatcctaaaaaaaataaagatgaaataCAAGAAGatgttaaaataacattatcatcatcaaaaagaaagagaaaaagaaaaagtattatgaaaaaaaagggttcACAAAGAAAAGCTAGTAATGGAAGTAGTAGTCAAACTGAAATTAGTGAAAATGatggtattattattgatgaatcaataaatgatattaaaaatccaAGTCCAGTTGTTGaggataatgataaaattcaaattgataCATTAAATCAtgcatcaccaccaccaccaccaagtgattatcattttttcagtGACACTGAAGTGACAAA gAACCGGGATTCTAGGCCTAGTTCACCAGTACAATCAGATACTGAATTTGAAATGCGAAAAATACAACAAGAAGGTAAAGATagagatgatgataataaaacacaTCAACAAAGTTGGCGATGGGGTGAATTACCAAGTCCACCACCAGATGTAACACATTCATTGACATtgtcatcaacaacaactgtACCAGTTAatgatg cCGAAGCTCAAAGATCAATGCTAAGTGGAATGTtttcatttatgaaaaaaacatcACGTGTTAGACATAATCCAGAATCTGAGGGTATTTATTTGAGTGATATTAATGCTGATGAATTAGATCCAGAAGTTGCTGCACTTTATTTTCCATCATCACATCGTGAATCAACAGTAGCtaaag aaagaaaagctgctgctgctgcttcTGCTTCTGCTGctaatgaagatgatgaagaagaagaagaagatacAGAATCTGGTAATGGACCAAGTTTACCACAATCTCCAAATAGTGTTGATGGTGCAATTGGTGGTTGTAAAATGTTAGACAGTGATTATGATGAGCATAAAAATACACTTGAAATAACAATGTCACTTTGTGGTGGTTTAGATACTGATACTGGTCCAACAAATGAATCATTTATTGAACATCAAATTCATTATGATGACATTTGtaatgacataaaaatatatgataatccAAATttggttattaaaattaatggtaaatattataattggaTGACGGCATGTCCAATTATTGTAACATTAGTTTCATTTCAACGTTATTTACCACAAAAtgctgttgaaaatttattaccaaTGCATCatcaagatgataaaaaagaaaatatcaacaacaatactACCAAAGATAATGAAGCAAGAAGTGGTggtgctggtggtggtggtggttatAGTTCATGGTTTTCATGGCGTAGATCAACTTCTCaaccaccaaaaaaaaatattgatattaatgaaGTTGATGGACCAGTTCAAGTACAATCAGTTGATacagttgaatttaaaaataacgaattaaatgaaacacctgaaatgacaattaatataataaaaaataataatgataataataatttatcattaaatacaacagatgataataaaataataaaaaaattaagtaaaaaaaaaagtaataaacatGATGGTGAGGGTTATAGTGGTAGTGAAGATTCAGAtagtaatgaaaatatatcacaaggtattaaaataccaaaagAAAGACGTTCATATTAtgaatcaaatgataaatatcgtaAAACATTACGTTTATCATCAGAACAAATagcaagtttaaatttaaaagaaggaCCAAATGAAGTTGTATTTAGTGTTACAACAGCATATCAAGGTACATCACGTTGTAAatgtcatatatataaatggcGTTGGGATGATAAAATAGTTATATCTGATATTGATGGTACAATAACTAAATCTGATGTACTTGGTCATATATTACCAATTGTTGGAAAAGATTGGGCACAATCTGGTGTTGCACaattatttactaaaattaaaaataatggatatagattattatatttatcagcaCGTGCTATTGGACAAGCAAGAGTTACacgtgaatatttaaaaagtattaaacaagATGATTTATCATTACCAGAAGgaccattattattaaatccaACAAGTTTAATATCAGCATTTCATCGTgaagttattgaaaaaaaaccagaacgttttaaaatttcttgtttGAGTGATATTCAAGCATTATTTCCAGATGGTTCTAAACCATTTTATGCTGGTTATGGTAATCGTATTAAT GATGTTTGGGCTTATCGAGCTGTTGGTATTCCAATTATgagaatatttacaataaatcatCGTGGTGAATTGAAACACGAATTGACACAAACATTCCAATCATC TTATGCGTGTCAGAGCGATATCGTCAATGATTTGTTCCCGCCTATGTCAACATGTTATAAAGTGTACACTCATGACCAAAAccataacaattttatttacaaataa